The genomic DNA CAGAATATTGATCGCCTGGCGCAACGGCGTCATGACGCTCTCAATCCACGCAGTGAACAGCGCAGGGTCAATCTGCAGCAGATCCTCAGGCAGCGCCCGCATCGGATCGAGCCCGCAGAATTCATAGGCGGCCTGTAACGAGACATACCGCTCCAGACAGCCCTGATTACCGCAGTAGCAGTCGCGGCCGCCAGGTTCCACGACGATGTGTCCAATCTCACCCGCATTATGGGCGTGGCCGGTATAGATATGGCCATCGGTGAAGATCCCCGCGCCCAGGCCGGTACCGATATAGAGATAGATAAAGGAGTTAAGGTGGCGCGCCGTACCGTGAAAGCGCTCGCCAATAGCGGCAACCGTGGCGTCGTTTTCCAGCGTCACCGGCAGGCCGCTGATGGCGGCAAGTTCAGCCTCGATATCGACCTGCTCCCAGCCGTTTAGCGTCGTCGGCCCGACAGATGAAATCCCCTCAACGCCAAAAGGTCCCGGCATCACCACGCCAATGCCCAGCACTTTCTGCCACTGAGCGCCGAGAAAGAGGCGCATTTCCTCCAGCACGTCGGCAATGCACGCCAGGGTGGCAGCCGGCTGCGGCTTTTGCACCAGAACGAGGCGGCGGAAATGCACTTCACCGCTGAGATCGACCAGCACCAGCAGCAGCGTCTGATGATCCAGATGAATGCCGATCGACCAGGCACTGGTGGGATTCAGCGTAACCGGAATCGAGGGCTGACCGCGCCCGCTGCGGCGCGGCTGGCGGCTGGTCAGCAGTTCAGCCTGCTCCAGTTCCGCCACGATATTCGAGACGGTCTGCGGCGTCAGCGCCGTCATGCGGGCCAGTTCGGCACGGGTCAGTTCACCGTGCAGGCGAATGGCTTCAATCACCACACGCCGGTTATGCGCCCGCGCATGTTCAAGGTTGGTACCTGAGGTTTTCATGTTGTTTTCCATTACAGCGGGAC from Pantoea sp. Lij88 includes the following:
- a CDS encoding ROK family transcriptional regulator, translated to MKTSGTNLEHARAHNRRVVIEAIRLHGELTRAELARMTALTPQTVSNIVAELEQAELLTSRQPRRSGRGQPSIPVTLNPTSAWSIGIHLDHQTLLLVLVDLSGEVHFRRLVLVQKPQPAATLACIADVLEEMRLFLGAQWQKVLGIGVVMPGPFGVEGISSVGPTTLNGWEQVDIEAELAAISGLPVTLENDATVAAIGERFHGTARHLNSFIYLYIGTGLGAGIFTDGHIYTGHAHNAGEIGHIVVEPGGRDCYCGNQGCLERYVSLQAAYEFCGLDPMRALPEDLLQIDPALFTAWIESVMTPLRQAINILESVFDAEAVIIGGMMPAPLLEQMVERLPPLYQSVRGRYLNDMRLKTGMTGSDTAALGAAALPIFDEFNPKFQVLMK